The segment GCCGACACCTGTTTCCGCGAACACACGCGAGACCAGCTTTCAGAACCCGGCTCACGCGGCCCGGCGTATTAGCTCCACCGAGGCCAGTGAGCCTGCGCCGGCTCGTCGTTAGATACGCCGAGACTGAGCCACTCGGGCGTAGCGCTCCGTCGTTCGATAGGTACTGATCGCGGCAAACGCCGTCACTTCGCCGCGATCTTCCACTGCGTCGAGCGGATAGCCGCCGGCATACCAGGTTTCGATATCAGCGGCGCTGCGCGATCGTGGTTCAAGCGTGGCAAGACGCACTACGATGCCCGCGTTGTAGATCGCGGCGACTCGCTCTGAATCCAGTGGTCCAGCCGGTCCCACGTTCAGAGTCGCCCTCCCTATGCAGGCGCGGGAGCGCTGGCTCATTACCGTGCGGCTAGAATCAGGAGTTTTGTGCTCCGCCGGCGAATCGTACCGCATGATTACTTTTCTCCAGTTGCATCAATGAACGTCACACCAGCTCTGGCAGTAATGATGCTCGCCGCCTGCGCCTGCTCTATGGCCGGCGCCGTACCGCCTCCCGCGCCATACGGCGCCATCCCCTCCAAACGCCAGCTGGCGCGCGAGAGGATGGATCTCACGGCTTTCCTGCACTTCAACATGAACACCTTTACGGACAAGGAGTGGGGATATGGCGACGAGAACCCAATCCTGTTCCATCCCACCGCGTTCAATCCCGACCAGATTGTCTCTACGCTGAAGCGAGCCGGGTTCAAGGGGGTTATTCTGACCTGCAAGCACCACGATGGCTTCTGCCTGTGGCCCACGAAAGCGACCGATCACAGCGTAACGCACAGCAGCTGGATGAATGGCAAAGGCAATGTTGTGAAAGCAATCAGCGATGCGTGCCACCGCTTTCACATGAAGTTCGGTGTCTACCTCTCCCCGTGGGACCGGAACAACGCTGCATATGGCACGCCGGCGTATCTGCCGATCTATCGTGAACAGTTGCGAGAACTACTTACCGAGTTCGGGCCGATTTTCGAGGTCTGGTTTGACGGAGCCAACGGCGGCGACGGATACTACGGTGGCGCGCGTGAAACGCGCCAGATCGACCGTACAACGTACTACCACTGGCCCGGAACGTGGCAGATGGTACGCAGACTGCAGCCGGGTGCGGCGATATTCAGTGATGTTGGCCCCGACCTTCGATGGGTCGGTAACGAGTCGGGCTACGCAGCCACCACCTGCTGGCAGACGTATGACCCGGTAGGACCAAATGGCGGACCCGCAGCACCGGGTGACTCGCAGTACCAGACAGCCGGTGTCGGCACGGAGAACGGCGAGCACTGGATGCCCGCCGAGTGCGATGTCTCCA is part of the Armatimonadota bacterium genome and harbors:
- a CDS encoding alpha-L-fucosidase, with amino-acid sequence MMLAACACSMAGAVPPPAPYGAIPSKRQLARERMDLTAFLHFNMNTFTDKEWGYGDENPILFHPTAFNPDQIVSTLKRAGFKGVILTCKHHDGFCLWPTKATDHSVTHSSWMNGKGNVVKAISDACHRFHMKFGVYLSPWDRNNAAYGTPAYLPIYREQLRELLTEFGPIFEVWFDGANGGDGYYGGARETRQIDRTTYYHWPGTWQMVRRLQPGAAIFSDVGPDLRWVGNESGYAATTCWQTYDPVGPNGGPAAPGDSQYQTAGVGTENGEHWMPAECDVSIRPGWFYHADQDGSVKSPQDLMNLYFESVGRGALLLLNVPPDRQGQLAAPDVMAVTQFGKNLRKLFKVNLAASARLHASNVRGGDSAAYGPDNLVARQGRSYWATDDGIAQASLTVDFGRSVAVDVIRLREAISLGQRIRGFAIDVWENSAWHEVATGASIGNCRLVRLGTPTVTSRLRLRITKSDACIALAQFGVYAGAGLGTGVKP